A single region of the Manihot esculenta cultivar AM560-2 chromosome 12, M.esculenta_v8, whole genome shotgun sequence genome encodes:
- the LOC110628838 gene encoding VQ motif-containing protein 9: MEAYSSSSSSSSSSTLYFSQYPQEGKGLKVSQMIHSVRKPQLKPWKKPIAPLAPTPPRVYKVDPINFRDLVQKLTGAVPESSLPQQRLQRVAPPPLNLQKEKPALFSKEFAAAPTLQLLPSPVETPFSDLYQELMSETPADPKPRKVSESVIASNSLELNLLSPSTHVWCSFPLLSPGTLSSLEQSTVL, from the coding sequence ATGGAGGCCTACTCTTCTagctcttcctcttcctcttcatcAACACTCTACTTTTCGCAATACCCACAAGAAGGAAAGGGCCTGAAAGTATCACAAATGATTCATTCTGTTCGTAAGCCCCAGCTGAAGCCATGGAAGAAACCAATTGCACCTTTGGCACCAACTCCGCCGAGAGTCTACAAAGTCGACCCTATAAACTTCAGGGATCTTGTTCAGAAGCTCACCGGTGCAGTACCTGAGTCCTCGCTGCCTCAGCAGCGGCTCCAACGTGTGGCGCCTCCTCCACTTAATCTTCAGAAAGAAAAACCTGCATTGTTTAGCAAAGAGTTCGCAGCAGCACCAACTCTGCAGCTTCTTCCTTCCCCTGTAGAAACCCCATTTTCTGATTTATATCAGGAGTTGATGTCTGAAACACCTGCTGATCCAAAACCTAGGAAGGTGTCGGAAAGTGTAATAGCATCGAATTCTCTCGAACTGAATCTGCTGTCCCCATCTACTCATGTTTGGTGTTCGTTTCCTCTTCTGAGTCCTGGAACGCTTTCCAGTTTGGAGCAAAGCACGGTCCTGTAA